Below is a genomic region from Tepidamorphus gemmatus.
GACATCGTTAACGATGGAGCGGCGGTGAGCGACGACGCAGTCGGACACGGGGATTCCGCGCGGCCCACCCGCGCCCAGCTCGACTATCTCGTGCGGGGGCTTGACCAGCCCGGCGGCAAGCTGCCGCTGTTCGACCGCGAGGGCCGGCCGATCAATCACCAGACGATCCGCGCCTGTATCGCCAACGGCTGGGCGGAGCCCTGGTATGCCAATCCCATCAAGCCGGACTGGCTGGTCTGCCGCCTGACCGAAGCGGGCCGCCGCCTGGCCGCAAGGAGCGGCGTCAGGCCGGCGGACGGACGGGGGCATGATTAACCCCACATTAGACACGCCGGAGCCAGCATTCGGTGGCCTTGCCAAGCGGCGGGTTCCACAGGATCGGTTCCGGGAGGTTTTGGAATGGGACGCACGAGCGACGGGGACGAAACCCGCCCGATGGCGGTGGACTGGGATGGTCCTCCCGTCGATCTGGCGCATCTGGCGCGCCATACCTTCGGTGACACCGAGCTGGAGCGGGAGGTTCTGCAGCTGTTCGTCGCCCAGTCGCACGCCCATCTCAACCGCCTGAAGGAGGCCCGCGATGCCGAGCAGTGGCGGCGCGCCTCGCATACCATAAAGGGATCTGCGCGCGGCATCGGGGCCTGGGCGGTGGCGGCGCGGGCGGAGGCGGCCGAACGTCTCGGCGGCAACGTGGAGGATGCCCGCTGCCGCGAGGCGATCATCGCGCTGGAGCAGGAGATCGACAGCGCCAACAGCTTCATCCGCTCTCTGATCGTCGCGCACTGAGGCGCGTGCTGCAGGGGTGCGGCACTGCGGGGCTGGCGTAGCCCCGCGGATTCCCCTATAGCGAGCCACCGTGCGGTCCGGATGGCCATCCACCCGGTTCCGCATCGCATGCATCCGACCTCCATACCGTAGATCGGGAACCCCATGGCGAGGATCACCTATATCGAGCACAACGGCGCGGTCCACGAGGTCGAGGGTGAGCCCGGCTCGACTGTCATGGAAACCGCGATCCGCAACATGATCCCGGGCATCGAGGCCGAATGCGGCGGTGCGCTCGCCTGCGCGACGTGCCATGTCTATGTCGACGAGAAGTGGTTTGCGGCGACCGGCGGCCCCTCCGAGATGGAGGAGGACATGCTGGACTTCGCCTACGACGTGCAGCCGACCTCGCGCCTGTCCTGCCAGATCAAGGTCACCGAGGCGCTGGATGGTCTCGTCGTGCGGATTCCCGAGCGGCAGGGCTAGGCGCCGCCGGGCAGGCGACCGGAGGCGGTAGGCCGCCTTTCCTGCGCCCGACGCGGCGATCGGCCACGCCACGACTTTTGACAAACATCACGGCATCCTGTAGCAAGACGCGCTTCGTCGTTCCCGACCGGCCCGTGACGACCATCCGACGATTGGGAGACGACATCATGCAAATCATCGTCACCGACCGCGATGGTCGGGAACATGTCCTCGAGGGACTCGAGGGCTGGCGGGTCATGGAAGTGATCCGCGACTGGGGCCTTCCGATGGAGGCCGAATGCGGCGGTGCGGCGATCTGCGGCAAGTGTCATGTCCGCGTCGCACGGGAATGGCTCGACCGCCTGCCAGATCCGCAGGACGACGAACTCGACACGCTCGACAAGCTTGACGGCGTCACATCATGCTCGCGGCTGAGCTGTCAGATCCTGCTGACCGAGGAACTGGACGGTCTGCGGGTGGAACTGGCGTCGGAGGACGCGGTCGCCGAGGCAGCCTGACTCTGACTGTCCGCAGCATCACCCCGCCCTTGCCGACAGGCGGGGCATGGCATTGCGCGCCGGTCTGTCTGCGCGATGATGGAACGGAATTCCGTTCGATCGAATGGCCCCTGTGAGGAACGAATTGGCACGGTTGCCGGCGCGGCCCCAACC
It encodes:
- a CDS encoding Hpt domain-containing protein — translated: MGRTSDGDETRPMAVDWDGPPVDLAHLARHTFGDTELEREVLQLFVAQSHAHLNRLKEARDAEQWRRASHTIKGSARGIGAWAVAARAEAAERLGGNVEDARCREAIIALEQEIDSANSFIRSLIVAH
- a CDS encoding 2Fe-2S iron-sulfur cluster-binding protein, with the translated sequence MARITYIEHNGAVHEVEGEPGSTVMETAIRNMIPGIEAECGGALACATCHVYVDEKWFAATGGPSEMEEDMLDFAYDVQPTSRLSCQIKVTEALDGLVVRIPERQG
- a CDS encoding 2Fe-2S iron-sulfur cluster-binding protein, translating into MQIIVTDRDGREHVLEGLEGWRVMEVIRDWGLPMEAECGGAAICGKCHVRVAREWLDRLPDPQDDELDTLDKLDGVTSCSRLSCQILLTEELDGLRVELASEDAVAEAA